A genome region from Methanococcoides burtonii DSM 6242 includes the following:
- a CDS encoding RAD55 family ATPase yields the protein MDYSFDGTGGYRVPTGVVSLDVQLGGGVPPGTTILLLAEPGSSAEVFAQQFIYGGLKNHEDVYYFSAEHPIQEIVEDMKNFGWNIEKQIDEGKVDFIDAYTARVCNILPKNAACNLSAKDYLKLNTDTMNQLKAAATKERKGSYRGVVDSISYFLRSYELSSVIEAIEIISSIGKLTNAVQLVMMTDGMHDPIVENTLKGVCDGVIEFRMRERGSEIERSILIRKMRGMIPPDKTISYNITNKGIELETTTRVL from the coding sequence ATGGATTACAGTTTCGATGGCACTGGGGGATACCGCGTCCCAACTGGAGTAGTGAGTTTGGATGTGCAGCTCGGAGGAGGAGTTCCACCGGGAACTACGATACTCCTTCTTGCAGAACCAGGTTCAAGTGCTGAGGTCTTTGCACAACAATTTATTTATGGTGGATTGAAGAACCATGAAGATGTCTACTATTTTTCTGCTGAACACCCAATTCAGGAGATAGTTGAAGATATGAAGAATTTCGGGTGGAATATTGAAAAACAGATCGATGAAGGAAAAGTTGACTTTATTGATGCTTATACTGCGCGGGTTTGTAATATTTTGCCAAAGAACGCTGCCTGCAACCTTTCAGCAAAAGATTATTTGAAACTGAACACTGACACCATGAACCAACTTAAAGCGGCTGCTACAAAAGAAAGAAAGGGGTCATACAGAGGTGTTGTGGATTCAATTTCTTACTTCCTGAGATCATATGAACTTAGCTCTGTCATTGAGGCCATTGAAATAATATCATCCATAGGCAAGCTTACAAACGCAGTCCAGCTTGTTATGATGACTGATGGTATGCATGACCCAATAGTTGAAAATACACTTAAGGGTGTGTGTGATGGAGTGATAGAATTTCGAATGAGAGAGCGTGGAAGTGAGATCGAACGCTCAATATTGATACGCAAGATGAGAGGAATGATACCCCCGGATAAGACCATTTCATATAATATCACTAACAAAGGTATTGAACTGGAGACCACGACCAGAGTTCTCTGA
- the hisI gene encoding phosphoribosyl-AMP cyclohydrolase, which produces MIDLDTLKFDGNGLIGAIAQDNRTGEVLMFAFMNREALEKTIETGIAHYWSRSRQKLWKKGESSGHMQKVHELLIDCDMDAIILKISQEGGACHTGYRSCFYRNIEGDVVGEKVFDPADVY; this is translated from the coding sequence ATGATCGATCTTGATACTCTCAAATTTGATGGAAATGGCCTGATCGGTGCAATAGCTCAGGACAATAGGACCGGTGAAGTACTCATGTTCGCTTTTATGAACAGGGAAGCTCTGGAAAAGACAATTGAGACCGGTATTGCTCATTACTGGAGTCGCAGCAGACAAAAACTCTGGAAAAAAGGCGAAAGTTCCGGGCACATGCAGAAAGTTCATGAGCTACTCATTGACTGTGATATGGATGCTATTATCCTTAAGATCTCCCAGGAAGGTGGAGCATGTCATACTGGATATCGTTCTTGCTTCTACCGCAATATCGAAGGAGATGTTGTAGGCGAGAAAGTGTTCGATCCGGCTGACGTTTACTGA
- a CDS encoding PINc/VapC family ATPase, whose translation MVKGENNRIVPDTSVIIDGFLSEMVESGKYEGIELFISEAMVAELESQANRGLDIGNKGLDELKQLQEMAREGMLDMSFTGKIPTAEERMYAKAGTIDAIIRSCAEDLDATFVTGDKVQYDVAVAKGMDVEYLPPRKNELMPLLIEDFFTDDTMSVHLKHKIAPMAKRGSIKNIEFVTIRDTPCSSHELKQIIRELLERARADDESFTEMSLKGATVLQIRDMRIAISTPPFSDDVEITAVRPVASVSLDDYYLGDELKERILAQRGILVSGPPGAGKSTFGAGVAIFLHENNYVVKTMESPRDLQVPNEITQYAPLEGSMEKTADVLLLVRPDYTIYDEVRKTRDFEIFADMRLAGVGMIGVVHANRAIDAVQRLIGRVELGVIPQVVDTVIFIDKGEVAQVQTLEFTVKVPSGMLEADLARPVIVVSDFETSAPEFEIYTFGEQVVVMPVSDSGSVARKPVWGLAEGEIEDVVQRYAKGPVDVEMLSDTSAVVKVLGSEISKVIGKSGVTIDEIEKIVGVHIDVRELDEKSLNRDNKDRSPELSYRPTIEHTKKHVILNVPEIASQDVEIYAGDDYLFTATVGRHGDVKVRSNSALAGDIMDAVDDGNSIIIKVIQ comes from the coding sequence ATGGTAAAAGGAGAAAATAACAGGATAGTTCCTGATACAAGTGTGATCATCGATGGTTTCCTGTCTGAGATGGTCGAGAGTGGTAAGTATGAAGGGATAGAACTGTTCATATCAGAAGCCATGGTGGCAGAACTGGAATCTCAGGCAAACCGTGGCCTTGATATTGGTAATAAAGGGCTTGACGAGTTAAAACAGCTTCAAGAGATGGCCCGTGAGGGTATGTTAGACATGTCCTTTACAGGCAAAATACCCACTGCCGAAGAAAGGATGTATGCAAAAGCAGGTACTATCGATGCTATCATCCGTTCATGTGCTGAAGATCTTGATGCTACTTTTGTGACTGGCGATAAAGTACAGTATGATGTAGCAGTGGCAAAAGGTATGGATGTGGAATATCTTCCTCCGAGAAAGAATGAATTAATGCCTTTACTAATTGAAGATTTTTTTACTGATGACACGATGTCTGTGCATTTAAAGCATAAAATTGCTCCAATGGCAAAACGCGGTTCTATCAAGAATATCGAGTTCGTGACAATAAGGGATACTCCATGCAGTTCTCATGAACTCAAACAAATAATAAGGGAACTGCTTGAACGTGCAAGGGCAGATGATGAGTCTTTCACTGAGATGTCCCTTAAAGGTGCAACGGTCCTTCAGATCCGTGATATGCGAATAGCCATATCAACTCCTCCGTTCTCTGATGACGTTGAAATAACTGCAGTTCGTCCGGTTGCATCGGTAAGTCTTGATGATTATTATCTTGGTGATGAACTAAAGGAAAGGATTCTGGCACAACGTGGGATTCTGGTTTCAGGTCCACCGGGTGCTGGGAAATCCACTTTTGGTGCAGGTGTGGCCATATTCTTGCATGAGAACAACTATGTTGTCAAGACAATGGAATCTCCGAGGGACCTGCAGGTTCCAAATGAGATTACCCAGTATGCACCGCTTGAAGGAAGTATGGAAAAAACGGCTGATGTGCTGTTGCTTGTCAGACCAGACTATACTATCTATGACGAGGTTCGCAAGACCCGCGACTTTGAGATATTTGCAGATATGAGACTTGCAGGCGTGGGTATGATCGGTGTTGTACACGCAAATCGTGCTATTGATGCTGTGCAAAGGCTTATCGGCAGAGTTGAGCTTGGTGTTATTCCTCAGGTCGTAGATACTGTTATTTTTATCGACAAAGGCGAGGTTGCTCAGGTACAGACCCTTGAGTTCACTGTAAAGGTCCCATCAGGAATGCTTGAGGCCGATCTTGCAAGACCTGTTATAGTGGTCTCCGATTTTGAGACATCCGCTCCTGAATTCGAAATATATACTTTCGGTGAACAGGTCGTAGTTATGCCGGTCTCTGACTCGGGTTCGGTAGCCCGTAAGCCTGTATGGGGTCTTGCAGAAGGTGAGATCGAAGATGTTGTGCAGCGATACGCCAAAGGTCCGGTGGATGTTGAGATGTTGTCAGATACAAGCGCTGTTGTAAAGGTCCTTGGTAGTGAGATATCTAAGGTGATAGGCAAAAGTGGTGTGACCATCGATGAGATCGAGAAGATAGTCGGAGTTCATATCGATGTGCGTGAACTTGATGAGAAATCTCTAAATAGAGACAATAAGGACCGTTCTCCCGAATTGTCCTACAGGCCTACCATCGAACACACAAAGAAGCACGTTATACTGAACGTCCCGGAAATAGCTTCGCAGGATGTCGAGATATATGCAGGAGATGACTATCTTTTCACTGCAACAGTTGGGCGACATGGAGATGTCAAGGTCCGTAGCAATTCTGCTCTTGCAGGGGATATTATGGATGCAGTGGATGATGGGAACTCGATAATTATCAAAGTAATACAATAA
- a CDS encoding PDGLE domain-containing protein: MSNPNMKLLYIVLALAILISILAPFLASSDPDGLESAAEKVIGEERFAELEETEATIDSPMPDYAIEGKGKLGEIVAICLGTIGILAISFGLGKIIKA; encoded by the coding sequence GTGAGCAATCCTAACATGAAACTACTGTACATCGTACTTGCTCTCGCTATCCTGATATCAATACTCGCACCATTCCTTGCATCATCCGATCCTGATGGATTGGAAAGTGCAGCTGAAAAGGTGATCGGAGAAGAAAGATTTGCAGAACTGGAAGAAACTGAAGCTACCATTGATTCACCAATGCCGGATTACGCGATCGAAGGTAAGGGCAAGCTTGGAGAGATAGTCGCAATATGCCTGGGCACAATAGGCATTCTGGCAATAAGCTTTGGCCTTGGAAAGATAATCAAAGCCTAA
- the cbiM gene encoding cobalt transporter CbiM has translation MHIPDSFMPLSQALVYWAIAIPFIFMSLRWARRDMDDMKIPILAALSAGIFAIQALNIPIGMGTSGHMVGAALVAIILGSPFAGVLVLTLVLLVQGIVFADGGITVMGANILNMGVISGFIGYYGFVALRKRNIDIKISAFIGAWLGLFISSIATAIEMSIAGTFPLVPGIVAMGTFHFVIGIIGEGLITAIAIGAIAKARPDLVDDKAVESSKEATL, from the coding sequence ATGCACATACCGGATTCATTTATGCCACTATCACAAGCACTTGTTTACTGGGCAATAGCAATCCCATTCATCTTCATGTCCCTCAGATGGGCAAGAAGGGATATGGATGACATGAAAATACCAATCCTTGCAGCATTGTCTGCAGGGATATTTGCCATTCAGGCACTCAACATCCCAATTGGAATGGGAACCAGCGGCCACATGGTCGGTGCAGCTCTTGTAGCAATAATATTGGGCAGTCCGTTTGCAGGAGTGCTTGTTCTTACACTCGTATTACTAGTACAAGGAATTGTATTTGCAGATGGTGGAATCACCGTAATGGGTGCGAACATACTCAACATGGGAGTTATTTCAGGATTTATTGGCTACTATGGGTTTGTCGCACTCCGGAAAAGGAACATTGACATAAAGATATCGGCATTTATCGGCGCATGGCTTGGTCTGTTCATATCATCTATTGCAACAGCCATAGAGATGAGCATCGCCGGTACATTCCCACTTGTTCCGGGAATAGTTGCAATGGGAACATTTCACTTTGTGATAGGGATAATCGGAGAAGGTCTTATCACTGCCATCGCCATTGGTGCAATTGCAAAAGCACGTCCCGACCTTGTAGATGATAAGGCAGTGGAAAGTTCAAAGGAGGCAACATTGTGA
- a CDS encoding energy-coupling factor ABC transporter ATP-binding protein, with translation MASENPIIELNNLSFKYSHSDVKALDGIDLSIYPGEKIAILGANGAGKSTLFKHLNGILSPSSGNVLIKGDTISKKTIYKARKTVGIVFQNPDDQIFSPTVEEDVAFGPINMGLSEEEVEERIRSSLELVNLSGFEKRAPHHLSGGQKKLVAIAGVLAMQPEVVVLDEPTAGLDPLNAAKVMNIIEKMNLELGMTVVLSTHDVDIIPAFADRICIIDHGKIQATGSPKEIFRDHALIQKAHLRMPRIAEVFELLQEEGIDVQIQITPVDAKDEIVRVMDMHASE, from the coding sequence ATGGCTTCTGAAAACCCTATTATAGAACTGAATAACCTTTCTTTCAAATATTCTCATAGTGATGTAAAGGCACTTGACGGGATCGATCTAAGCATATATCCCGGTGAGAAAATTGCTATTCTTGGGGCCAATGGCGCAGGGAAATCTACTCTTTTCAAGCATTTGAACGGCATACTTTCTCCCTCTTCAGGCAATGTGCTAATCAAAGGGGATACAATTTCCAAAAAAACGATATATAAAGCAAGGAAAACAGTTGGGATCGTCTTCCAGAATCCCGATGATCAGATATTTTCTCCAACAGTGGAGGAAGATGTGGCATTTGGTCCTATCAATATGGGACTTTCTGAAGAAGAGGTCGAAGAAAGGATCAGGTCATCCCTTGAACTGGTCAATCTGTCTGGATTTGAGAAGCGAGCTCCGCATCATTTGAGCGGCGGTCAGAAGAAACTGGTTGCAATTGCAGGCGTTCTTGCAATGCAGCCTGAAGTGGTTGTATTAGATGAACCAACGGCAGGACTTGATCCTTTAAACGCAGCCAAGGTTATGAATATCATTGAAAAAATGAACCTTGAACTTGGTATGACAGTTGTGCTTTCAACACACGATGTCGATATTATTCCGGCATTCGCTGACCGGATATGCATAATTGACCATGGTAAAATTCAGGCAACAGGCAGTCCTAAGGAAATTTTCAGAGACCATGCACTTATTCAGAAAGCTCATTTGCGTATGCCAAGAATAGCAGAGGTCTTTGAACTTTTACAGGAAGAGGGCATCGATGTCCAGATACAGATAACTCCTGTAGATGCAAAAGACGAGATCGTTCGCGTGATGGATATGCACGCTTCGGAGTAA